Part of the Pelmatolapia mariae isolate MD_Pm_ZW linkage group LG3_W, Pm_UMD_F_2, whole genome shotgun sequence genome is shown below.
AGGTAAGCACAGATAGAGAGCTGGGGACCTGGATTTAAATTCAGGCACGTTAGGAGAAAGTGAAGAGAATAGAAAGGAGAATCAACTGGCTGCAATTCAATAACATTGTCCTTCTGTTGTTGCAGAAAAGGACAAAGACTGCAAAGCTGAGTGCAAAATGTATAAACTGAAGATATCCATCAGAGCAGGGTCAACAATAAACATACACACTCACTCGTCCATGCAGCTGGAGGAGATCTGCCCTTTTCCTCCAGCCACTGACCCCAGAGCAGTTTCCCATTTTGAGTACTTCTATAGCATCCATTGTCTTGCCGAAAACTGCAGGTATACACTTGCCTTCAGCAATTCAATAAGAATTGTACATTTAGGAAAATAAGTACATCTATTCCAAAACAAATGACCCAAGGCAAACAGAGAAGTGTTAATGAGAAGCTGGGTAAGGAGCCATTGACTCTTGTCCTCCAAAATGGCTAACAACATTTGTCCCATCTTTAAACACCATATCTATTCTTACCAGCAGTAGCAAATGCAAATAAGTAAGACATTtgtgaaaacactgaataaacatGTCACACATATCTCCCTTGTATTTGAAGGCGCTGAGTGATACTAAATGAAGAGCCATTTGAGAGCTGTGCCAGCTGGCTCTTCTAAGGGAGCTGAGCAAAAAGAGCCAAATCTTTGAAAAGAACCAAAACCTCTCGGATGGACATTAAAGTACTTTAGGGAGGCACCTGGCTACCCAAAGTACTTAGCTGGGCAATATTTGAAAGTATTATATGGGTGCTTTTTGTCATACAAAACTAGAAAAAttgattttttgttgttgattcTTTTTCAACATAAATGCAAAAGCGTCCTAAAAGTAGCCGCGATGCCTAAATGCATGATAACTGAGGCTAAAGCCACATGTCAGATGTAGAAATTCACCAAGTCATTCTTAAAGAGGAAGTGGAAGTTAAGGCTCACCACTTCCTTTGTCCCTGTGTTCTGCCAAGGCTTCTGCCTTCAACCAGCACACAGTTCACAAAGCACTGGATCTGGTATGCCAGATTAGGAGTGCATGTGACAAGATTTTGGTCTTACTTTATTACTGTTTTGTGCATTTCCACAAACATTATTTGAATAGATGTCAGTCTTGTCTCGAACCATGATTTTAATACAGTTTTCTCAATGAGGGTGCACCTCTAAGTAAATTCTAGGTTAAGCTTAAaggcataaaaaaaacatttacatcGCCTGCCTACTTTATGTAATTGCTCTTCTCAATTGTTGTGAATCCCGTTTGatctgtaaatgtaataaatattttGCCAGGTGAGTAAACAGAAGTTGTTACAGTTACATACTCTTTTCCTGTAAAATTAATATCAGAAAACAGaattaatacatttttgcacagttTCTTCCATCTGATCTACAGATAGAAAGCTGTTGCCCGGACCTGGGGCTGGTTTCACCAACCATAGTGCTGTGCATTTTGGCCAGAcacctgcattttttttcttgtctatCCAatggacattgttccagaaatcTTATTGTTCATTTAGATACAACTTTGCAAATCTAAGGCACGATGCTATATCCTTTGTAGAGAGGGAGTGTTCTCCTGCCAACTCTGCCAAACAATCCATTCAGTGTTTTTGCCAACTGAGGCCTGTAGTGTCAAAGATGAAGCTTTCAagttatttgttttgttctatTTTGTAGTGTCTCTGATCTTTGCAGGGTCTAATAATGGATGAATTTATCTGTCTtgaattttttctttctcagtttAGAATTCTGTACTTTAGGTTGTTTGGAAATAGCCTTATAACTCTTCCCCGATTGATGAGCAGCAAAGCTGCTTCTCTAAAATCATTGCTCATGTCTTTCGCTCCTGGATGCTCTagaccaggggtctcaaactcaaaaTGAGCCGGTGGCCACTGCTGGCaccgtcatctcattggagggccactttagtgttcaagtagtacaggaaaaaacaaaacaaaacagaaaacacccactaatatttcctaaaatcagttttgtttgctttttcaaatttcaaatattgctagggtgcctgggtcgttgatccagtgttttgggtttttggttctttgattttgtttatttcagtaTATTCTAGCTTTGCCTTATGGGTTATAGGATTATTCTTAGTTTAGGTTCTCTGTGTGGGTTTTGTTAGAGTTttagtgttctggttttctgtctgtgatccaTAGTTGCTctctcccctgtctgctgtatCCCCATGTCAAGTCCGtatctctgtgttatgtttcctgttttactttgaaagtccatgttttatgttaatgtatttggttttgcttcccccgtctggttaggcctgatttgccccagctatgtttccctcctgttacccattccctgattgctccctctgtgtattttagccctgtgtttctctgtgtcagtgtcgCAATCTACCATCATCTTttactgtgtgttctgtctgtctgccagcctgccgaattagtttatttttgtattgtaatgcagccagttttctgttttgccgtccagcattaaagctgtatttAAGTTCTCCTTTTGttgagtctgcactttgggtctgccactcctgcctgcacacaacGTTAATATGAcaataacaagacaaaactgcaaacgtTAAcgcaatttttttctcactcttaactaactgaagcctttcattgaactgccaaataaacaaattggtcctgtctttctggccagacacgtggcagcacttctgctatgattttgtttgtatttaataaaataaaaataaaataaattttttttttgtttgtactCTCTTGTTACCTCGGCCAGGTCCGTGGCTCTGAACCGTAGTAAaaggacctctggctaatatgtTGGGTTCCTTGTTGGGCttgtagctgaaaactagctttactgtctgggtcaactttgctagcgagagacagagagaggcgttgaaaggctgctccaactgaacttgttgtttcagaggaaaacacaaacacaggcagtttctcaattctcaagtacgcgagtacatactcgccgagaacgcacgggagtacgtacccgccgagaacgcgagcacggactcgcgatatgtacaattggaacacctgcgtacctgatgatgtcacaggtcagGCTAACATCACCAGGCTGGATCAGCTGCTCCACGatcaaaaaagaatgaaataaaattacataTAAACGTtactctgtgtgttttcattgaATAAATAATACAGCAAAAATATCTGTATTAAGTACTTTACCTGTACTATAGCAAGAGTGCGCCTATATAAAGAGCCACCGGTGGGAAATAATCGCGGGAATAGTTTGTGGTATCAGTGGTTGAACTGGTCAGTaaggaaaggaaaagagaaagaaggaaaaaatggATCGGGTGGTTGTCGCAGTTGCTGCCGGCATTCTGTACCTTCAGGCTGAAACCCAAGCAGCGCAACTGAGAAGACGGATCCGGGAGAGAAGAGCCAGGATGAAGATGAGGGAGAGGAGACGTGCCTTGATGGCGTGCCTACTTCACTGGGtacatttttagaaaataaGTAATAGCCTGGTGTTTCTATGCATGTACCCCTATACCTAGAGAAAAGGTCGCATCTGCTGTGTATAATATCATATGGTGGTAGAGCAATACTACATAAAGCCTATACAGTGTAACAAAAATATCACTGTGGAGTACTGAAACAAACTTTACTCTCCAAAGACAAGTGAATTGTCAAGTAACttaacaacacaaactggaCATTTGTATGTCATGCAAATGGTCAGAAATACACGCTTAAGAAAGCCATTGAAATACatattgtgttttaatcacaaaTCTCAGTAAACATGACATATCGTATactaaaaataacaataaataattcAGTAACTGTTCAATAAATATATGAGAAACCTGAATCAGATCTGTATAAACACTGTAAGtacctttttttcctctttcagaaaCAGGGGAAAAGCGCagcaaaaatatatacacaaatTGATTACATCCTTTCAATCTACTTTACTGGAGCTGACCTACAACAAGCCTTCAGACTGTCAAGAGCAAGCGTTAACATGCTGTTGCAAATGCTCCCCCGGGAAAAACAACACGGATGGAACCACGAAATTGAGGTGCTAGTGACCATTTGCTGGCTGGCCTGTGGAGCCTCATACCGAGTGACAGCAGACATCTTTAGCATGCCAGTAGCAACAGTGTGCAGGATTGTCCACAATGTCATAGAGGAAATGATGGGAATTCTGCATCACGTCATTCATTTCCCAAAGGCAGAAGAGATGGATGAGGTTGGGGCAGGCTTTGCACGCCTTGCTGGCAATGAGGCATTCCGTTGCACAGCTGGTGCAATTGATGGATGCCACATCTGCATTCTTCCACCTAGGGAACCACATAGGAGGTCATACATCAATAGGAAACTGTTTCCCTCTATCGTGCTGCAGGGTATCTGTGACTCCAGAGGTGCGTTCCTAGATGTGTACATTGGTCATTGCGGATCTGTGGATGATGCACTGGTATTGCGAAGATCCCCAATGTACAAACAGGCCCTGTATCCACCAGCAGGCTACTACCTCCTGGGAGATGGAGGATACCCTTGCCTTAGGCACCCAGTGGCAATAATGACCCCATATCACCAGCCTGTGTCAAGTAAGAAAACCATTCCCCTTTTCTTTACACCTACACACACGTGTAGTGCTACATCTGTTACAGTGAAGCATGCAGAGCTATAAGAAAACAAATGCAACATTATAATTCTATCACACTAATTGAAAGTGTACTAAGCACTAAATAAAAGTGTGTACTGCCTTTCTTTTAAAGCTCCAGTTGAAGAAAGGTTCAATCGGCACCACGCCAAGGCCAGAAACATCATAGAGCGTACCTTTGGCATCCTCAAAACACGCTGGCGCTCCATTTTCTTGCGAGCCCTTGTGATCCGGCCTCTGTTTGCTCCCAAAGTTGTGGGAGCTTGCTGCATCCTCCACAACATCTGTGTGGCAACAGATGACGTCTGCCAAGAAGAAGGAGATGAGGAGGGAGCACAAGCAGGACCAGAAGCCGAAACAGAAGGCACAGGCGTGGACAGGGAGCTTTCAGGAGCTTGTATCCGAGCCAGGCTTGCTGCACGACTGTCTGCTCCTGAACAGCTGCCTGCATGTCTGTTTGAACATGACTACATCTAGGTAAAGGTGTCATTTGTAAGATGTAGTCATGCTCAAACAGATATGTAGGCAGCTAAGGCCAAAAGAAAAAGCCTCctgttggttaaaaaaaagagtaaatgcAAATGATAGTTTTCCTCCAAATTAGTGTGTTACTTAAGTTAATCATTTAAAATACATCTTTATTTGTACAGCTTGTAAATAGTGTACATTAGTGTTCTCTTTTGTATATTTGCTTGTGTGCTCACGGTTGTATAGGTTGAATTCAGTGTAAACAGTTATTGTAACTGTTACACTTGTTTGAatgatgttttactttgactAAAGAGATTCTCTGTTACACATGCAGCAAAAACCACACTTCAGTATTGAGAATTAAAttgctttatttacattttatcaaCAAGTTTTTCAAACAGTGATAGGAATTTGTCTGCCCTTTGAGTAGCtgccctctccctctcttcctccctAGCCagcgcctctctctctcctcctctctttccGCCTGGTCTTTCAGGAATTGAAGTACAGCCTGGCTGTCCCTGGGCCTCTTCCTCTGGCTCTTCCTCGACACTCCGGTAGAAGGGGATGAGGCTGGAGTGCTGACTGCACCACCTGCAGTGGATGTGAGGTTTGCTGCAACTACCAGGGGTGGACTTATTGAGTGCTGCCCCTGGAGCACAGCATCCATCATGTTGTACCACTGCCAGGTGCCGGCAGTCGGGCTACCTTCCTCTACTCCCTTGCCTGTGGGTGGGTCCCTAAGCTCCTGGAAATATGAATTGCTTGCTATATTATCACAGATGCAATTACTCTATTATTGAATGGCAAAGTACATTTAATTaccataaacaaacacacgTTCTTACATTTCAGGAATGGTAGACAGGTATTTTCTCTGAACCTGTCTAAGAAATCAGATAGGAACAGGAACATTACCTTGTATTTGGCCTTGAGATTGTTCCATTTTTTTTGCGCCTGTTTAGGTGTTACTGCAAGGCCTGAAGAGCTAACAAAGTCCCTGAGAGAAAAGAATGTTGCACTGTCACTTCGATAGCTAGTTATCATGAGATGTGCTCCTCTGCTCCTTCCCTAGTAGACAGGGAGCAGCAAAAGCAGTCAGTACTTACTCCCATCCAGTCTTGCAGGAATTtctttttcctgtaaaaaggcTCTCATTTCCCGCCCGCCACTCAATGAGAGCCTGCGTTTCCTCACTTGTCCCttgatttaaatataaaatatcacatattgCATTAATATATTAACAATCTAAGCAAATAAAAGTAGGGAACAATGACAGCAAAACAATCAGCTTTATTAGAACTTTCTGTTGATGCAAACGTAAACATTACTTGAGGTTTTTGAACATTATACAGGGTAGTATATACAGGATGGTGATAGTGCAAGAtttgccataatggcaccggataccggtacccatccctactcatgGTATTTGGATCTTCTAACTAAAGTacgaaaataggaacataaatagtgccatcattgccagaacAGGCCCACAGCTGGTTGGCATACatcctgccatgacaccagtcagtcagaagtgccagcttgatgccggatccaggccagacctgttttctattaGCCTGggccataaaaaaaacaaaccacaattgggccagatgtggcatgccatcacatgaacagtgccatctatgccaggtcTGGCCCACTTCTGGATGACAaaccacttaccatgccagaagtcagccagcagtgccggcttgataccagatccccCTGTCTGCCATGTGGGTGTTAAAGCAAATGTATTTGGCTTTGCGTTGTGTCTGCCAAAACCTCTGCCTTTATAGAGGTACTCACACTTACTAATGATCAATTAACCAAGTGCACATGATTAATAATTTTCATAATTTTGTTGTACATTTACAGTGACAATAAatggctattctattctaagtAGTAAgggtgcattttgtttttcacacat
Proteins encoded:
- the LOC134623811 gene encoding putative nuclease HARBI1; amino-acid sequence: MDRVVVAVAAGILYLQAETQAAQLRRRIRERRARMKMRERRRALMACLLHWKQGKSAAKIYTQIDYILSIYFTGADLQQAFRLSRASVNMLLQMLPREKQHGWNHEIEVLVTICWLACGASYRVTADIFSMPVATVCRIVHNVIEEMMGILHHVIHFPKAEEMDEVGAGFARLAGNEAFRCTAGAIDGCHICILPPREPHRRSYINRKLFPSIVLQGICDSRGAFLDVYIGHCGSVDDALVLRRSPMYKQALYPPAGYYLLGDGGYPCLRHPVAIMTPYHQPVSTPVEERFNRHHAKARNIIERTFGILKTRWRSIFLRALVIRPLFAPKVVGACCILHNICVATDDVCQEEGDEEGAQAGPEAETEGTGVDRELSGACIRARLAARLSAPEQLPACLFEHDYI